The region TGATCAATGCAGTTGCATCCATAGGAATGCTCATCTTCCCAGCCAGTGTCCACTTCTCTTTCCTCTCGTCATACTTGTAGATGTTAGAGACATATTTTCTTGGGGCTGTGCTGCCTCCTACAGAGTACACCACTCCCCCACACGTCACCATGGTATGGAAGACCAAACCTATGGGCAGATCAGGCAGTTTAGTCCAGGAGTTGTTATCTATATCATACCTCCAGGCAGTCTTTAAGCCAGATATCTGCTCTGTTGTTCCTCCAGAGACGTAGATGTACCTCCCTACTGCAGCTGCACTGAGAGCGGCTGCTTTATACGGCATCTCCGTTAGTTTTAGCCACATGTTCTCCTCAATAATATAAGCAAAAACCCCATCATTGAATCTACCATGCTCTTTCTGGCCTCCTAAAATCACCACTGAGTCCATTAAGGCCCCCTTTCTTTGGAAAAGCAGCAGACTTTGAGGAGTTTCTTGCTTTCTGTCACTCAAAATGGTCTCCATCTGGGCCAGGGGGCCAGAGTGACTCTCAAACAGCAGCACTTCGCGGCTGGCAGCCAGCAGCGTCTTGGTCGAGACACCAGTTAAATGAATGTAGGGGAAAAACTTTTTGAAATACTTATCTCTTTCTCCCCGTTTGTGTTTCACCCACTGGAGCAGGGCAAGGAAGGCTTGATCCTCATTCTGCACGTGAAGGTTCTCGTCCTTTAGCAGTTTGCCAAAGATCtggtgggggcagtgcaggagGTCTGAAATTCCCTCTGGGCCCGACCAGTAGTGGAAGTTGTCACGGATACCAGCGTAGGCACTGTTTGCCACCTCTTTCAGCTCATAAGTGTTGGCTAGAAACAGGTAGCACAGGCAGTTGTTCTTCTTGAGGGACCTAAGGAGGAAGTCAGAGCAGTGGGCTCTT is a window of Malaclemys terrapin pileata isolate rMalTer1 chromosome 6, rMalTer1.hap1, whole genome shotgun sequence DNA encoding:
- the CCIN gene encoding calicin, whose product is MRMQFTEKNHNSLVLQALNKQRKNREFCDVVLSVDQQVFSAHLNVLAAVSTHVKNLISSNDMKIGDELFIIIDANFLNPTLVEQLLDYFYTGKVLVSEKNVEELLKGANYFNSESLRAHCSDFLLRSLKKNNCLCYLFLANTYELKEVANSAYAGIRDNFHYWSGPEGISDLLHCPHQIFGKLLKDENLHVQNEDQAFLALLQWVKHKRGERDKYFKKFFPYIHLTGVSTKTLLAASREVLLFESHSGPLAQMETILSDRKQETPQSLLLFQRKGALMDSVVILGGQKEHGRFNDGVFAYIIEENMWLKLTEMPYKAAALSAAAVGRYIYVSGGTTEQISGLKTAWRYDIDNNSWTKLPDLPIGLVFHTMVTCGGVVYSVGGSTAPRKYVSNIYKYDERKEKWTLAGKMSIPMDATALITKEDKSIYIVTGRCLVNGRFSRVGMVDCFDTQTGEVVQYLTFPIEFNHKPLLSFQQDNILSIQSHKQSLNINLQKPKANKSTNTVPLLPNNYTLDLSHAVCSIGDNKVFVCGGIICAGDKRPEDYSVNPNAYLLDKKTGEWKVLSNPPEALDCPACCTVKLPCKILRKIVIS